Proteins from a genomic interval of Medicago truncatula cultivar Jemalong A17 chromosome 3, MtrunA17r5.0-ANR, whole genome shotgun sequence:
- the LOC25490208 gene encoding 60S ribosome subunit biogenesis protein NIP7 homolog codes for MRPLDETETSVVFEKLFKFVGNNLKNLVENPSHEGPDSNPGRYCFRLNKNKIYYCSESLVKRATNIARPNLVSLGTCIGKYTHGGNFHLTVQALNLLAANAKHKVWLKPQSEMSFLYGNHVLKSALGRITENIVSGDGVVVFSMSDVPLGFGVAAKSTQDCRKLDPNGIVVLHQGDIGEYLRIEDEL; via the coding sequence ATGAGACCTTTGGACGAGACAGAAACGAGCGTGGTTTTCGAAAAGCTCTTCAAATTCGTAGGAAACAACCTCAAAAACCTCGTTGAAAATCCCTCACACGAAGGTCCCGATTCAAATCCTGGTCGCTACTGTTTCCGTCTCAACAAGAACAAAATCTATTACTGCAGCGAATCCCTCGTCAAGCGTGCCACCAACATCGCTAGACCTAACCTCGTTTCACTCGGAACGTGTATCGGAAAATACACACACGGTGGAAATTTTCATCTCACCGTTCAGGCGCTGAATTTACTTGCTGCGAATGCCAAGCATAAGGTATGGCTTAAACCACAATCTGAGATGTCGTTTTTGTATGGGAATCATGTGTTGAAGAGTGCGTTGGGTCGGATTACGGAGAATATTGTTTCTGGTGATGGGGTTGTTGTTTTTTCTATGTCTGATGTGCCTTTGGGTTTTGGGGTGGCTGCTAAGTCTACACAGGATTGTAGGAAGTTGGATCCTAATGGTATTGTTGTGCTTCATCAGGGTGATATTGGAGAGTATTTGAGGATTGAGGATGAGCTTtga
- the LOC25490211 gene encoding abscisic acid 8'-hydroxylase 4 → MLSQLVKEHPYFVGFLLVFLSSLKVCALWCKNNKCSRSVGIPPGNRGLPFIGETLHFMAAINSTKGVYEFVRLRRLRYGNCFKTKLFGETHVFISSKESAKVILRNEGGKFSKKYIKSISKLLGPDSLLCAAEHHHKLIRSRLLSLFSPHSLPSFVQLFDELVTEATGTWTCGSLVIIQDEALKLACKAMCKMLISIESSHELAMMHKDVARVSEAMLAFPLRLPWTRFYKGLQARKRVMDILENVISKRRHEIADRRVDFLQQLLADDENNSEKDEVTTLTDKEIKDNILTMIIAGQDTIAIAMTWMIKFVDENQEVLNELKKEQLQIEKKGRGGVYLTLKDLSEMQYASKVVKEALRMASVVQWFPRVALQDCEIEGFNIKKGWNINIDARSIHHDPTIHNDPEIFNPSRFPSESKPNSFLAFGIGGRMCLGKNMAEAMMLVFLNRLVTNFKWKVIDSDSSIQKSALFTKLKSGYPVRLIYVKEEDLNKNK, encoded by the exons ATGCTTTCCCAATTAGTAAAAGAACATCCTTACTTTGTTGGTTTCTTATTGGTGTTTTTATCATCTTTAAAAGTGTGTGCACTTTGGTGCAAAAACAACAAGTGCAGTCGTAGTGTTGGCATTCCTCCGGGAAATCGAGGATTACCCTTCATAGGAGAGACACTGCACTTCATGGCTGCCATCAACAGTACCAAAGGTGTCTATGAATTTGTCCGACTTCGCCGCCTCCG ATATGGAAATTGCTTCAAGACCAAGTTGTTTGGGGAAACCCATGTTTTCATTTCGAGCAAGGAGTCAGCAAAGGTGATTCTAAGAAACGAGGGAGGGAAATTCTCAAAGAAGTACATAAAGTCAATCTCCAAGCTCTTGGGTCCCGATAGCTTGCTATGTGCAGCTGAGCATCATCACAAACTCATTCGTAGCCGTCTCTTGAGTTTGTTCTCGCCTCATTCTTTGCCTTCCTTTGTTCAACTGTTTGATGAACTTGTAACTGAAGCTACAGGTACCTGGACATGTGGATCCCTTGTCATCATACAAGATGAAGCACTCAAG CTAGCTTGTAAAGCGATGTGCAAGATGCTAATAAGCATTGAGAGTAGCCATGAACTAGCAATGATGCACAAGGATGTTGCTCGTGTGTCTGAAGCAATGCTTGCGTTCCCTTTGAGGTTACCATGGACCAGATTCTACAAGGGCCTACAG GCTAGAAAAAGAGTTATGGACATATTGGAGAATGTTATCAGCAAAAGAAGACACGAAATTGCAGACAGGCGTGTAGATTTTCTTCAGCAACTTTTAGCAGATGATGAAAATAATTCAGAAAAGGATGAAGTAACAACGCTAACAGATAAAGAGATCAAAGATAATATCTTAACGATGATTATTGCTG GACAGGACACTATAGCAATTGCAATGACATGGATGATCAAATTTGTGGATGAGAATCAGGAGGTTCTTAATGAGCTCAAG AAGGAGCAACTTCAGATTGAGAAAAAAGGCCGTGGAGGTGTGTATCTTACATTAAAGGATCTTTCTGAGATGCAATATGCTTCCAAG GTTGTAAAAGAGGCGTTAAGGATGGCATCTGTAGTGCAATGGTTTCCCAGAGTAGCACTTCAAGACTGTGAAATTGAAG GATTTAATATCAAGAAAGGTTGGAACATCAATATTGATGCTAGATCTATACATCATGATCCAACTATTCACAATGACCCGGAGATCTTCAATCCTTCAAGATTTCCT AGTGAATCAAAACCAAACAGCTTCTTAGCTTTTGGGATTGGAGGAAGAATGTGCCTTGGGAAGAACATGGCTGAAGCAATGATGTTGGTGTTTCTCAATCGTCTCGTCACTAATTTCAA GTGGAAGGTAATTGATTCTGACTCAAGTATTCAGAAATCAGCACTTTTTACAAAACTTAAGAGTGGCTATCCGGTACGCTTGATATATGTGAAGGAGGAggatttaaacaaaaataaataa